From Micromonospora echinospora:
GGCCCGATCACGCCGACGACCCGGCCGGGCGGTACGCGCAGCGAGACGTCGTCGAGGGCGACCAGGCCGCCGAAGCGTACGCCGACGTGGTGCAGCGTCAGGCCCTGATCGTCGGCGGGGGTGGCCGGTGGGCTCATCGTCACCTCGTGCCGGTCGACGGAGCGGGAAAACTAATTACACCGGGAGTGTACTTTTCTCTGCCGCCGCGTCAATGCCCAGACGATCACGGTTCATTTCCCGGGTTAACCGGCCTCCAACGTGCACTGTCGGTGTGATCATCCCGCCATCCGGTCGCGGGCACGGCGCAGGAACGTCTGCTCCGCCGCGTTGCCGGTGCCGGCGATCGCCGCGTCGTACGCGATCCGGGCCTGCGCCGGACGATCGAGGCGGCGCAGCAGGTCGGCCCGGATCGCGTGCCACACGTGGTATCCGGTCAGGTCCAGCCGGTCCACTTCGGCCAGAGCAGCAGCCGGTCCGCGTACCTCGGCCAGCGCGACCGCCCGGTTCAGCGCCACCACCGGTCCGGGCGTGACGGCCGCCAGCCGGTCGTAGAGCGCGAGGATCTGCCGCCAGTCGGTGGCCGCGGCGGTGGGCGCGTCCGCGTGCACCGCGCCGATCGCGGCCTGGATCTGGTACGGGCCGGGCCGGTCCCGCCGCAGGCACCGGCGGACCAGATCCTGGCCCTCGGCGATCAGCTCCCGGTCCCACCGGCCACGGTCCTGCTCGGACAGCGACACCGGCGCCCCGTCCGGCCCGGTGCGGGCGTCCCGGCGCGCCTCGGTGAGCAGCATCAGCGCGAGCAGGCCGAGCGCCTCCGGCTCGTCCGGCATCAGCGTCACCAGCAGCCGGCCCAGCCGGATCGCCTCGGCGCCCAGCTCGGCGCGGCCCAGCCGCTCCCCCACGCTGGCCGTGTGCCCCTCGTTGAAGATCAGATAGACCACCGCGAGCACCCCGCGCAGCCGGTCCGGCAGGTCGGCGTCGCGCGGCACCCGGTACGGGATACCGGCGTCACGGATCTTCGCCTTGGCCCGGACCAGACGCTGCGCCATGGTCCGCTCCGGCACCAGGAAGGCGCGCGCGATCTCGGCGGTGCTCAGGCCGCCGAGCAGGCGCAGCGTCAACGCCACCCGGGCGGGCGCGGCGAGCGCCGGATGGCAGCAGGTGAAGATCAGGCGCAGGCGGTCGTCGGGCACGGGCCCCTCCTCGGCGGGCGGGTCGGCGGCGTGCAGCAGGGCGGCCTCGGCGTGCCGGGCGGCCCGGGTGGCCTCGCGGCGCAACCTGTCGATCGCCCGGTTCCGGGCGGTGGTGATGATCCAGCCGGCCGGGCTGGGCGGCGGCCCGTCGGCGGCCCAGCGCGAGACGGCGATCGTGAACGCCTCCTGGACCGCCTCCTCGGCGAGGTCGATGTCGCCGAGGAGACGGACCAGGACGGCTACCGCGCGGCCGTACTCGGCCCGGAAGACCCGTTCGAGTTCGGTCATCCCTCGCCCTGGAACGGGCGGACCTCGATCGGCAGCGTGGTGGCCAGCGCGTAGCGGCGGCCCCAGTCCAGCGCGGCGTCCAGGTCGGGCGCCCGGATGATGGTGACGCCGCCCAGGTACTCCTTGCCCTCGGCGAACGGCCCGTCGGTGACCAGCACCTCGTCACCGGCCGGGCGCAGCACGGTGGCGGTCTGCGGGTCGTGCAGGCCGTTGCCGAACACCCAGCACCCGGCCTCCCGCAGATCCCGGCCGATGGCCTCGACCTCACGCATCACCCCGGCCAGGAACTCCGGGTCCGGGCGGCCCTCGCCGGCGGGCTGGTACATGCTGATCAGGTACTGCTTCATCGGTTTCTCCTCACCGCCGTCGGACGGCCCCGCGCCGTCCCTTCACCCTCCACACGAACGACTGACGCCGGTTTCGACACGCCGGGCCGGGTGAATCCGGCCGGGAGCGGGGTACGCCGTCGCGTGCGCCGCCACCGGGTCGTCGTCGTGGGCGCCGGGTTCTCCGGTCTGGCCTGCGCGCTCGCGCTGGACGCGGCCGGCGCCGAGGTGCGGGTGCTGGAGGCGCGGGACCGGGTGGGCGGCCGGACGCTCAGCCGCCCGCTGCCCGGCGGCGGCTGGCTCGATCTGGGCGCGCAGTGGATCGGCCCCACCCAGGACCGGATGTACGCGCTCGTCGCCGCGTACGGCCTGACCACGTTCCCCTCCCCCGCGCACGGCGCGCCGACGCTGCTGCTCGGCGGGCGCCCGGCCACCGGCGAGCCGCCGGGACTGTCCGGGCTGCTGGGCACGCTGGACGAGATGGCGGCCGGTGTCGACCCGGCCGCGCCGTGGCGGGCCGAGGGGGCGGCGCGGTGGGACCGGATCACGTTCGGCGGCTGGCTCGACGCGAGCGCTGCCGGCCCGGTGACCGCCGGGTACGCCGGCCGGATGCTCGCCGGTGGCCTGCTGGCCGCCTCGCCGGACGAGGTCTCGCTGCTGCACATGCTGTTCTACCTGCGCAGCGGCGGCGGCACCCGGTCGCTGCTGCGCATGGCAGGCGGCGCCCAGCAGGACCGGATCGCCGGTGGCCCGGCCGCGCTGGCCGAGCGGATGGCCGCCGCGCTGCCTCCCGGGAGCCTGCGCCTGCGCGCGCCGGTGGACGGCGTCGCGCAGGACGACGGCGGCGTGCGGGTGCGCTCCGGCGACGAGACGCACCACGGCGACGCGGTGGTGGTCGCGCTGGCGCCGACGCTGGCCGGGCGCATCCGGTACGACCCGCCGCTGTCGCCGTTGCGCGACGGGCTGACCCAGCGGATGCCGATGGGCGTGGCGTTCAAGGTCCACGCGCTCTATCCGACGCCGTTCTGGCGGGCCGACGGCCGCTCCGGGGTGTCCAGCACGGACACCGGACCGCTGACCGAGACGGTGGACAACTCGCTGCCGGACGCGCCGGGCGGGGTCCTCACCGCGTTCAGCTACGGCGCGCAGGCCCGGGCGCTGCGCCGGCTGCCGGCGGACGCGCGCCGGGACGCGCTGCGCGACGCGCTCGCCGCGATCTTCGGCCCGGCCGCCGCGCGCCCCGACGACCTCGTCGAGTACGACTGGTCGGCAGACGAGTGGACGCGCGGCTGCTTCTGCGGCGTGCTGCCGCCCGGCGCGTGGCGCGACTACGGCCCGGAGTTGCGGACGCCGGCCGGGCGGGTGCACTGGGCCGGCACCGAGACCGCGACCCGGTGGAGCGGCTACCTGGAGGGCGCGGTGACCGCCGGCGAGCGCGCCGCCGCCGAGGCGCTCGCCCAGCTCGGCTGAGCACCCTATACAGCGAGATTCTTCGATGCGTTCTATTGAAAAGTTTCTCCGCCCTGTGCACTAATGACGACAGTTCCTTTCGTCATACTCCCGCCGCCGGAGCGCGGCAACCCCCAGGGAGGACAGATGCACGAATCGATCCGATCGGCGCTGCGCGCGGCCGGAGCCGCGCTGCTCGCCACCGTCACCGTCGCCGCCGCGGCCCTGTCCGGGACGGCCCCCGCCTCCGCCGCCCCGGCCGGACTGCCCGGCATGGACGTCTCCAGCCACCAGGGCAATGTGAACTGGTCCGGGGCGTGGGCCAACGGCGCCCGGTTCGCGTACGTCAAGGCCACCGAGGGCACCTACTACACCAACCCGTACTTCGCCCAGCAGTACAACGGCTCCTACAACGTCGGGATGATCCGCGGCTCGTACCACTTCGCCCGCCCCGACACCACCAGCGGCGCCGTCCAGGCCAACTACTTCGTCGACCACGGCGGCGGCTGGTCCAAGGACGGGCGGACGCTGCCCGGCGCGCTGGACATCGAGTACAACCCGTACGGCGCGACCTGCTACGGGCTGAGCCAGGCGTCGATGCGCAGCTGGATCGCCTCGTTCGTCAACCAGTACTACGCCCGCACCGGCCGGTGGGCCACCATCTACACCACCACCGACTGGTGGAGCACCTGCACCGGCAACACCTCGCAGTTCGCCGCCAACAACCCACTGTGGATCGCCCGCTACTCCAGCAGCGTCGGCACGCTGCCGGCGGGCTGGGGCACGTACTCGTTCTGGCAGTGGTCCTCCTCCGGTGTCTTCCCCGGCGACCAGAACGTCTGGAACGGCTCGCTCGACCGGCTGCGCGTCCTGGCCTGCAACGGACCCTGCTGACCCCGGCCCGGGCGTGGCGGGCGGTGCCGGTCCCGCCACGCCCGGCCGTCCCTCTCTCCCGAGGAGCTGCGATGTCTGTTCCTGTCCCCCGGCGGACCGTGCTGCGTGGCGCGGTCCTGCTCGGCGCCGCCGCCGGCGTCGGCGCGCTGACCCAGATCGGCTCCGGCCCCGACGCGCGGGCCGCCGCCACCCGTGTCGACCAGCCGACCATCGCCAACTGCGCGACCTGGGGCGCCCGCCCGCCCTCGTCGCCGGTGAGCGTGGTGGCCAGCCGACCCAACAAGATCATCGTGCACCACACGGCGTTCCCGAACACGACCGACTACAGCCTCGCCCAGGCGTACCGCAACTCGCGCGACATCCAGAACCTGCACATGGACAGCAACGGCTGGCTCGACTCCGGGCAGCACTTCACCAACAGCCGGGGCGGCTACCTGACCGAGGGCCGCCACGGCAGCCTCTACGCGCTGCTGCACGGCCAGACCATGGTGCAGGGCGCGCACTGCGTCGGGCAGAACAGCCAGGCCATCGGCATCGAGAACGACGGCATCTACGTGGACGTGCAGCCACCACAGGCGCTCTGGAACAGCCTGGTCACGTTCTGCGCGTTTACCTGCCAGCAGTACGGCATCCCGCCGAGCGAGATCTACGGGCACAAGGACTTCAACAACACGCAGTGCCCGGGGCTGCTGCACGACCGCCTGCCCGAGCTGCGCCGTACCGTCGCCGCTCGTCTCGGCGGCTGACCACGGGGGTACGCGGGGCGCCCGGGTGCGACGGGCGTCCCGCGTATGTCAGTCCTCTTGCGTCATTGCTCGCTTATATAAGCGTGGCCTGATATACATGGTTCGTGCACGCCTTCGACGTCCTCGGCGACCCGGTCCGCCGCCGGATCCTGGAACTGCTCGCCGACGGTGAGCAGCCCGCCGGGACGCTCGGCGAGACGGTCCGGCGCGAGTTCGGCATCAGCCAGCCCGCCGTCTCGCAGCACCTCAAGGTGTTGCGCGAGCACGGCTTCACCACAGTGCGCGCCGACGGCACCCGCCGGCTCTACGCCGTGGACCCCGGCCCGCTGCGCGAGATCGACGCGTGGCTGGCCGGGTTCCGCCGCTTCTGGACGCCGCCACTGGCGGCACTCGCCACCGAGCTGGCCCGGGGCCGCCGCGAACGGCGGCTGCGCGAGGACGACACCGACAACGAGAGGACCGACCCATGATCGACGTGACCGGACAGATCAGCGCCGTCGAGCGCCGCATCGGCGACCGTACGCTCCCCGCCGGGCAGGCGCGGGTGCTCACCATCGCCCAGACGTACGACGCGGCGGTGGCCGACGTCTTCGACGCCTGCACCAACCCGGAACGGATACCGCGCTGGTTCCTGCCGATCTCCGGCGACCTGAGCCTCGGCGGCCGCTACCAGCTGGAGGGCAACGCCGCCGGCACTGTCGAGCGCTGCGACCCGCCGCACGGCTTCGCCGCCACCTGGGAGTTCGGCGGCGAGGTGAGCTGGATCGAGGTGCGGCTGCGCGAGGCCGGCCCCGGGCGTACCCGCTTCGAGCTGGAACACGTCGCGTACGTCGACGACCAGCGGTGGGCCGAGTACGGCCCGGGCGCGGTCGGCATCGGCTGGGACCTGGCGCTGGTCGGGCTGGCCTCCCACTTCGCCGCCGACGGCACTGGCGTCGACCCGGCCGCCGCGGCCGAGTGGATCGCCTCGGACGAGGGCCGTCGTTTCGTCACCGAGTCCAGCAAGAGCTGGACGGAGGCAAGCATCGAGGCCGGCACCCCCGCCGACGAGGCACAAGCCGCAGGCGAGCGCGTGCGGTCCTTCTACACCCCCACCCCCACCCCATAACCCTCCGCCCGCACCCCGCCCGCGCCCGCAGCCCTCGCCGATCTTGCAGTTCGGGCCCTTGCGATGCCCGTTTTCACCTGGATTGCGGGGCACCAAAGTGCAAGATCGGCGAGGCTGCGGGGACATGGTGGACAGTTGATGTTCACCCGGCGAGCGAGGGCTCTTCGGGATCTCGTGGGTCCGGCCGCTGACGTCGGCGGCCTCGCGGTCGACACCAGCCACGTCCTGCTGAACGACCGCGCTCGCCCCGCTTTGCCGTGATCGCCCCGCTCCGCCGTGCTCGGCTCGGCGCCCCGCCGCGTTCACGTCCCATGACACGCTTCACCGGTCGCCCTGGCGGCTCTCGCCGGGCGCTTGGAGATCTTGGCAGGAAACGGCCCTCATAGGGGCCCTCATAGGG
This genomic window contains:
- a CDS encoding peptidoglycan recognition protein family protein, which produces MSVPVPRRTVLRGAVLLGAAAGVGALTQIGSGPDARAAATRVDQPTIANCATWGARPPSSPVSVVASRPNKIIVHHTAFPNTTDYSLAQAYRNSRDIQNLHMDSNGWLDSGQHFTNSRGGYLTEGRHGSLYALLHGQTMVQGAHCVGQNSQAIGIENDGIYVDVQPPQALWNSLVTFCAFTCQQYGIPPSEIYGHKDFNNTQCPGLLHDRLPELRRTVAARLGG
- a CDS encoding lysozyme; the encoded protein is MHESIRSALRAAGAALLATVTVAAAALSGTAPASAAPAGLPGMDVSSHQGNVNWSGAWANGARFAYVKATEGTYYTNPYFAQQYNGSYNVGMIRGSYHFARPDTTSGAVQANYFVDHGGGWSKDGRTLPGALDIEYNPYGATCYGLSQASMRSWIASFVNQYYARTGRWATIYTTTDWWSTCTGNTSQFAANNPLWIARYSSSVGTLPAGWGTYSFWQWSSSGVFPGDQNVWNGSLDRLRVLACNGPC
- a CDS encoding RNA polymerase sigma factor, with protein sequence MTELERVFRAEYGRAVAVLVRLLGDIDLAEEAVQEAFTIAVSRWAADGPPPSPAGWIITTARNRAIDRLRREATRAARHAEAALLHAADPPAEEGPVPDDRLRLIFTCCHPALAAPARVALTLRLLGGLSTAEIARAFLVPERTMAQRLVRAKAKIRDAGIPYRVPRDADLPDRLRGVLAVVYLIFNEGHTASVGERLGRAELGAEAIRLGRLLVTLMPDEPEALGLLALMLLTEARRDARTGPDGAPVSLSEQDRGRWDRELIAEGQDLVRRCLRRDRPGPYQIQAAIGAVHADAPTAAATDWRQILALYDRLAAVTPGPVVALNRAVALAEVRGPAAALAEVDRLDLTGYHVWHAIRADLLRRLDRPAQARIAYDAAIAGTGNAAEQTFLRRARDRMAG
- a CDS encoding YciI family protein, with protein sequence MKQYLISMYQPAGEGRPDPEFLAGVMREVEAIGRDLREAGCWVFGNGLHDPQTATVLRPAGDEVLVTDGPFAEGKEYLGGVTIIRAPDLDAALDWGRRYALATTLPIEVRPFQGEG
- a CDS encoding SRPBCC family protein, with amino-acid sequence MIDVTGQISAVERRIGDRTLPAGQARVLTIAQTYDAAVADVFDACTNPERIPRWFLPISGDLSLGGRYQLEGNAAGTVERCDPPHGFAATWEFGGEVSWIEVRLREAGPGRTRFELEHVAYVDDQRWAEYGPGAVGIGWDLALVGLASHFAADGTGVDPAAAAEWIASDEGRRFVTESSKSWTEASIEAGTPADEAQAAGERVRSFYTPTPTP
- a CDS encoding flavin monoamine oxidase family protein, with translation MNPAGSGVRRRVRRHRVVVVGAGFSGLACALALDAAGAEVRVLEARDRVGGRTLSRPLPGGGWLDLGAQWIGPTQDRMYALVAAYGLTTFPSPAHGAPTLLLGGRPATGEPPGLSGLLGTLDEMAAGVDPAAPWRAEGAARWDRITFGGWLDASAAGPVTAGYAGRMLAGGLLAASPDEVSLLHMLFYLRSGGGTRSLLRMAGGAQQDRIAGGPAALAERMAAALPPGSLRLRAPVDGVAQDDGGVRVRSGDETHHGDAVVVALAPTLAGRIRYDPPLSPLRDGLTQRMPMGVAFKVHALYPTPFWRADGRSGVSSTDTGPLTETVDNSLPDAPGGVLTAFSYGAQARALRRLPADARRDALRDALAAIFGPAAARPDDLVEYDWSADEWTRGCFCGVLPPGAWRDYGPELRTPAGRVHWAGTETATRWSGYLEGAVTAGERAAAEALAQLG
- a CDS encoding ArsR/SmtB family transcription factor; translated protein: MHAFDVLGDPVRRRILELLADGEQPAGTLGETVRREFGISQPAVSQHLKVLREHGFTTVRADGTRRLYAVDPGPLREIDAWLAGFRRFWTPPLAALATELARGRRERRLREDDTDNERTDP